One window of Pseudomonas urmiensis genomic DNA carries:
- the mvaT gene encoding histone-like nucleoid-structuring protein MvaT yields MSLINEYRATEEAIKELQARLANLSQDDKLKKELEFEGKLRTLMGEYSKSLRDVIALLDPEAKLSKAPRGAAKTTSTKRARKVKQYKNPHNGEVIETKGGNHKTLKEWKAKWGGDVVESWATLLD; encoded by the coding sequence ATGTCCCTGATCAACGAATACCGCGCTACCGAAGAAGCCATCAAAGAACTGCAAGCGCGTCTGGCCAACCTGTCGCAAGATGACAAGCTGAAAAAAGAGCTGGAATTCGAAGGCAAGCTGCGCACCCTGATGGGTGAATACTCCAAGTCGCTGCGTGACGTAATTGCCCTGCTCGACCCAGAAGCCAAACTGAGCAAAGCCCCACGTGGCGCCGCCAAGACCACCAGCACCAAGCGTGCGCGTAAGGTCAAGCAATACAAAAACCCGCACAACGGTGAAGTGATCGAAACCAAAGGCGGCAACCACAAAACCCTGAAAGAGTGGAAAGCCAAATGGGGTGGCGATGTGGTTGAAAGCTGGGCGACCCTGCTGGACTAA
- a CDS encoding DJ-1/PfpI family protein has translation MTAKKILMLVGDYVEDYEVMVPFQALTMVGHTVHAVCPEKIAGQTVRTAIHDFEGEQTYSEKPGHNFALNYDFVQVRAESYDALVIPGGRAPEYLRLNEQVLALVKAFDQANKPIAAVCHGAQLLAAAGVLEGRECSAYPACAPEVKLAGGTFIDIAVDQAHVEGNLVTAPAWPAHPAWLAAFLKVLGTRIS, from the coding sequence ATGACGGCAAAGAAAATTCTCATGCTGGTGGGCGACTACGTCGAGGATTACGAGGTAATGGTGCCGTTCCAGGCCCTGACCATGGTCGGCCATACCGTGCACGCAGTCTGCCCGGAAAAAATCGCCGGGCAGACCGTACGCACGGCCATCCACGACTTTGAAGGTGAGCAGACCTACAGCGAAAAACCTGGGCACAACTTTGCCCTGAACTACGATTTCGTTCAGGTGCGTGCAGAAAGCTACGATGCCTTGGTGATCCCCGGTGGGCGAGCGCCTGAGTACCTGCGTCTGAATGAGCAGGTGCTGGCCTTGGTCAAGGCGTTCGATCAGGCCAACAAACCGATTGCAGCGGTCTGTCACGGTGCCCAGCTTCTAGCTGCTGCCGGTGTGCTGGAGGGCCGGGAGTGCAGTGCCTATCCTGCCTGCGCGCCTGAGGTGAAGTTGGCTGGCGGCACGTTCATCGATATCGCGGTGGATCAGGCCCATGTCGAGGGCAATCTGGTTACGGCGCCCGCCTGGCCTGCACATCCTGCTTGGTTAGCGGCGTTTCTCAAGGTGCTCGGGACCAGGATTTCCTGA
- a CDS encoding tetratricopeptide repeat protein, with protein MRALIVLAVAASVVGCTRWSMDHHLNNAYRAYDRGDCQRVMLELSQVDRTSRARPFIHPEVSLLRGQCLERQKLYVDAAQTYEYLIQRYPQNEYAYRARARLQTLEKLGHYRIGEAAAANPVRTTPWR; from the coding sequence ATGCGAGCCCTGATCGTTTTAGCTGTCGCGGCCAGTGTCGTCGGCTGCACCCGGTGGTCGATGGACCATCATCTGAACAATGCCTACCGTGCCTATGATCGCGGCGACTGCCAGCGGGTCATGCTGGAGCTGTCCCAGGTCGATCGCACCAGTCGCGCCCGGCCGTTCATCCACCCGGAAGTATCGCTGCTGCGGGGCCAGTGCCTTGAGCGGCAAAAGCTCTACGTCGATGCTGCCCAGACCTATGAATACCTGATCCAGCGTTACCCACAAAACGAGTACGCCTACCGTGCCCGTGCACGCTTGCAGACCCTTGAAAAGCTGGGGCATTACCGCATTGGTGAGGCGGCGGCGGCCAACCCGGTCAGGACTACCCCTTGGCGTTAA
- the pyk gene encoding pyruvate kinase: MTIRRTKIVATLGPASNSPEVIEQLILAGLDVARLNFSHGTPDEHKARARLIREIAAKNGRHVALLGDLQGPKIRIAKFSNKRIELKIGDTFTFSTVHPLTEGNQDIVGIDYPDLVKDCGVGDELLLDDGRVVMRVETATADALHCVVIVGGPLSDHKGINRKGGGLTAPALTEKDKADIKLAAEMDLDYLAVSFPRDAKDMEYARKLRDEAGGSAWLVAKIERAEAVADDETLDALIAASDAVMVARGDLGVEIGDAELIGIQKKIIQHARRNNKAVIVATQMMESMIQNPMPTRAEVSDVANAVLDNTDAVMLSAESAAGAYPIEAVQAMARICQGAEKHPTNQKSSHRLHTTFERCDESIALAAMYTANHFPGVKAIIALTESGYTPLIMSRLRSHVPIFALSPHRATQARASMFRGVYPIAFDPASLPADKVSQAAVDELLKRGLVEQGDWVILTKGDSYHTIGGTNGMKILHVGDPLVG; encoded by the coding sequence ATGACCATCCGCCGTACCAAAATCGTCGCCACCCTTGGCCCCGCCAGCAACTCGCCGGAAGTGATCGAGCAATTGATCCTGGCCGGCCTGGACGTGGCACGCCTGAACTTCTCCCACGGCACTCCGGACGAGCACAAGGCCCGCGCTCGCCTGATCCGCGAGATCGCTGCCAAGAATGGTCGCCATGTCGCACTGCTGGGCGACCTGCAGGGTCCGAAGATCCGCATCGCCAAGTTCAGCAACAAGCGCATTGAACTGAAGATCGGTGACACCTTCACCTTCTCCACCGTCCACCCGCTGACCGAAGGCAACCAGGACATCGTCGGTATCGACTATCCCGACCTGGTCAAGGACTGCGGCGTCGGTGACGAACTGCTGCTCGATGACGGCCGCGTGGTCATGCGCGTCGAGACCGCCACTGCCGATGCCCTGCACTGCGTGGTGATCGTCGGTGGCCCGCTGTCGGACCACAAAGGCATCAACCGCAAAGGCGGCGGCCTGACCGCACCGGCCCTGACCGAAAAAGACAAGGCCGACATCAAGCTGGCCGCAGAAATGGACCTGGACTACCTGGCCGTGTCCTTCCCGCGCGATGCCAAGGACATGGAATACGCCCGCAAGCTGCGTGACGAAGCCGGCGGCAGCGCCTGGCTGGTGGCCAAGATCGAGCGCGCCGAAGCCGTGGCAGACGACGAGACCCTCGACGCCCTGATCGCCGCCTCCGACGCCGTCATGGTCGCCCGGGGTGACCTGGGTGTGGAAATCGGCGACGCCGAACTGATCGGTATCCAGAAGAAGATCATCCAGCACGCCCGCCGCAACAACAAAGCAGTGATCGTCGCGACCCAGATGATGGAGTCGATGATCCAGAACCCGATGCCGACCCGCGCAGAAGTGTCCGACGTGGCCAACGCCGTGCTCGACAACACCGACGCGGTCATGCTCTCGGCCGAAAGCGCCGCCGGTGCTTACCCGATCGAAGCGGTCCAGGCCATGGCGCGGATCTGCCAGGGTGCCGAGAAGCACCCGACCAACCAGAAATCCAGCCACCGCCTGCACACCACCTTCGAGCGCTGCGACGAAAGCATCGCGCTGGCCGCGATGTACACCGCCAACCACTTCCCCGGCGTCAAGGCGATCATTGCCCTCACCGAAAGTGGCTACACCCCGCTGATCATGTCGCGCCTGCGTTCGCACGTGCCGATCTTCGCCCTGTCGCCGCACCGCGCTACCCAAGCGCGCGCCTCGATGTTCCGCGGCGTCTACCCGATCGCGTTCGACCCGGCTTCGCTGCCGGCCGACAAGGTCAGCCAAGCGGCGGTCGATGAGCTGCTCAAGCGCGGCCTGGTCGAGCAAGGTGACTGGGTCATCCTGACCAAAGGCGACAGCTACCACACCATTGGTGGCACCAACGGCATGAAGATCCTGCATGTCGGTGATCCGCTGGTCGGCTGA
- a CDS encoding DUF2334 domain-containing protein: MPEPANPSPRSLMLVLHDVAPETWPDYQPFVEAVDQLGDVPMTWLVVPDFHHRNALSRSPSFCQLLERRLRQGDELALHGYYHADDGPPPRSSRDYFMRRIYTHEGEFYGLDQAQAMQRLQAGLELFNSQGWPVAGFVAPAWLMSEGTRQALRQLPLRYTSTPQHLYRLPEFTAIEAPGLVWSARSAWRRGLSRVVCDWQRRRWHEAPTVRLGLHPVDMRHPSSRNYWLNALQTLMAQGRQPLTKSAWLERQIAA; encoded by the coding sequence ATGCCTGAACCGGCCAATCCGAGCCCACGCAGCCTGATGCTGGTGTTGCACGATGTTGCCCCCGAGACCTGGCCCGACTACCAGCCCTTCGTCGAGGCCGTCGACCAACTGGGCGATGTGCCCATGACGTGGCTGGTGGTCCCGGACTTTCACCATCGCAACGCCCTGAGCCGTTCACCCAGCTTCTGCCAGCTGCTCGAACGACGCTTGCGTCAAGGTGACGAGCTAGCCCTGCATGGCTATTACCATGCCGACGACGGCCCGCCGCCACGCAGCAGCCGCGACTATTTCATGCGCCGGATCTACACCCACGAAGGCGAGTTCTATGGGCTCGACCAAGCCCAGGCGATGCAACGCCTGCAAGCAGGGCTTGAGCTGTTCAATAGCCAGGGCTGGCCGGTGGCAGGCTTCGTTGCCCCGGCCTGGTTGATGAGCGAAGGCACGCGCCAGGCGTTGCGCCAGTTGCCGTTGCGCTACACCAGCACACCACAGCACCTGTACCGCTTGCCTGAGTTCACCGCGATCGAAGCCCCTGGCTTGGTTTGGAGCGCCCGCAGCGCCTGGCGCCGGGGTCTGTCACGGGTGGTTTGCGACTGGCAGCGCCGACGCTGGCATGAAGCGCCGACCGTGCGCCTGGGCCTGCACCCTGTCGACATGCGCCACCCCAGCTCTCGAAACTATTGGCTAAACGCACTGCAAACGCTGATGGCGCAAGGTCGCCAACCCTTGACCAAATCGGCCTGGCTCGAACGCCAGATCGCAGCATGA
- a CDS encoding lysylphosphatidylglycerol synthase transmembrane domain-containing protein, giving the protein MNRLGWLALALLFAVLVPALLGGSELLPRLKTFAPGLMLTLLGMILLCWIINALRLRLLLGQQGAQLGRVRSLGVIMATEFAICTTPAGSGGPLTLMALLARERIGPARSGAVFAMDQLNDLLFFFCAMLAIAGYALFHSLGHSQESMLLGSALMLCIALACVLGLLRYRRAVMRFNGRLLRRLGMAVHRRRRWARKLLHFVQALAETWRLPKRTLALVFSLTCVHWSLRYSVLYLVLRGLGVELSWIPSFLVQMLSLSAGQFSLLPGGAGAAELTSASLLTPLVGSSTAAAAILIWRAVTYYFYLLAGGPVFVCLLARPLLERWRRHQAG; this is encoded by the coding sequence ATGAATCGCCTTGGCTGGTTGGCCCTGGCACTGCTGTTCGCCGTGCTGGTGCCAGCCCTGCTGGGGGGCAGTGAGTTGCTGCCAAGACTGAAAACCTTCGCCCCTGGGCTGATGCTGACGCTGCTGGGGATGATCCTGCTGTGCTGGATCATCAATGCCCTGCGCCTGCGCCTGCTACTCGGCCAGCAAGGCGCCCAATTAGGCCGGGTGCGCAGCCTTGGGGTAATCATGGCCACCGAGTTCGCCATCTGCACCACCCCCGCAGGCAGCGGCGGCCCCTTGACCTTGATGGCCCTGCTGGCACGTGAACGGATCGGCCCAGCGCGCAGTGGCGCGGTGTTCGCCATGGATCAGTTGAACGATCTGCTGTTCTTCTTCTGCGCCATGCTGGCCATCGCCGGTTATGCGCTGTTCCACAGCCTGGGACACAGTCAAGAGAGCATGCTGCTGGGCAGCGCGCTGATGCTGTGTATCGCCTTGGCGTGCGTGTTGGGCTTGCTGCGCTATCGGCGCGCCGTCATGCGTTTCAATGGCCGGCTTTTGCGGCGACTGGGCATGGCCGTGCATCGGCGCCGACGCTGGGCGCGCAAGTTGCTGCATTTCGTGCAGGCCTTGGCTGAGACCTGGCGGCTACCCAAACGGACCTTGGCGCTGGTGTTCAGCCTGACCTGCGTGCATTGGAGCCTGCGCTACAGCGTGCTGTACCTGGTATTGCGCGGATTGGGCGTGGAGCTGTCGTGGATACCGAGCTTTCTGGTGCAGATGCTCTCGCTCAGCGCCGGCCAGTTCAGCCTGCTGCCAGGTGGCGCAGGTGCCGCCGAGCTGACCTCGGCGAGCCTGTTGACGCCGTTGGTGGGCAGCTCGACCGCGGCCGCCGCGATCCTGATCTGGCGCGCGGTTACCTACTACTTTTATCTGCTGGCGGGCGGCCCTGTGTTCGTTTGCCTGCTGGCGCGTCCGCTGCTGGAGCGCTGGCGGCGCCATCAGGCGGGTTGA
- a CDS encoding fumarate hydratase has translation MTVIKQDDLIQSVADALQFISYYHPVDFIQAMHEAYLREESPAARDSIAQILINSRMCATGHRPICQDTGIVTVFVRVGMDVRWDGATLSVDDMINEGVRRAYNLPENVLRASILADPAGARKNTKDNTPAVIHYSIVPGDKVEVDVAAKGGGSENKSKMAMLNPSDSIVDWVLKTVPTMGAGWCPPGMLGIGIGGTAEKAAVMAKEVLMESIDIHELKARGPQNRIEEIRLELFDKVNQLGIGAQGLGGLTTVLDVKIMDYPTHAASLPVCMIPNCAATRHAHFVLDGSGPAELEAPSLDAYPEIVWEAGPSARRVNLDNITPEEVASWKPGETILLNGKMLTGRDAAHKRMVEMLNRGEELPVDLKGRFIYYVGPVDPVGDEVVGPAGPTTATRMDKFTRQILEQTGLLGMIGKSERGPTAIEAIKDNKAVYLMAVGGAAYLVAQAIRKSQVLAFAELGMEAIYEFEVKDMPVTVAVDSNGESVHITGPALWQGKIAESLAVEVK, from the coding sequence ATGACCGTGATCAAGCAAGACGACCTGATTCAGAGCGTTGCCGACGCCCTGCAATTCATCTCGTACTACCACCCCGTCGACTTCATCCAGGCGATGCACGAGGCCTACCTGCGTGAAGAGTCGCCTGCTGCGCGCGATTCGATCGCCCAGATCCTGATCAACTCGCGCATGTGCGCCACAGGCCACCGCCCGATCTGCCAGGACACCGGTATCGTTACCGTGTTCGTGCGCGTCGGCATGGACGTGCGTTGGGACGGCGCCACCCTGAGCGTCGACGACATGATCAACGAAGGTGTGCGTCGCGCCTACAACCTGCCTGAAAACGTCCTGCGCGCCTCGATCCTGGCCGACCCGGCCGGTGCTCGCAAGAACACCAAGGACAACACCCCGGCCGTCATCCACTACTCGATCGTCCCAGGTGACAAGGTCGAAGTCGATGTCGCAGCCAAAGGCGGCGGCTCGGAAAACAAGTCGAAAATGGCCATGCTCAACCCATCCGACTCGATCGTCGACTGGGTCCTGAAGACCGTGCCGACCATGGGCGCTGGCTGGTGCCCGCCTGGCATGCTCGGCATCGGCATCGGCGGCACCGCCGAGAAAGCCGCGGTCATGGCCAAGGAAGTGTTGATGGAATCCATCGACATCCATGAGCTCAAGGCCCGTGGCCCGCAGAACCGCATCGAAGAGATCCGCCTGGAGCTGTTCGACAAGGTCAACCAACTGGGCATCGGCGCCCAGGGCCTGGGCGGCCTGACCACCGTGCTCGACGTCAAGATCATGGACTACCCAACCCACGCCGCCTCGTTGCCGGTGTGCATGATCCCTAACTGCGCTGCCACCCGTCACGCTCACTTCGTGCTCGACGGTTCTGGCCCAGCCGAGCTGGAAGCGCCGTCGCTGGACGCCTACCCAGAGATCGTCTGGGAAGCCGGTCCAAGCGCCCGCCGGGTCAACCTGGACAACATCACTCCAGAAGAAGTCGCCAGCTGGAAGCCGGGCGAGACCATCCTGCTCAACGGCAAGATGCTCACTGGCCGCGATGCGGCGCACAAGCGCATGGTCGAAATGCTCAACCGTGGCGAAGAGCTGCCGGTCGATCTGAAAGGCCGCTTCATCTACTACGTCGGCCCAGTCGATCCGGTCGGTGACGAAGTGGTTGGCCCAGCCGGCCCGACGACCGCAACGCGGATGGACAAGTTCACTCGCCAGATCCTTGAGCAAACTGGCCTGCTGGGCATGATCGGCAAGTCCGAGCGCGGCCCGACCGCGATCGAAGCGATCAAGGACAACAAGGCCGTGTACCTGATGGCCGTTGGCGGCGCTGCCTACCTGGTAGCTCAAGCGATCCGTAAATCGCAGGTGCTGGCCTTTGCCGAACTGGGCATGGAAGCGATCTACGAGTTCGAGGTCAAGGACATGCCGGTCACCGTCGCGGTGGACAGCAACGGTGAGTCGGTGCACATCACCGGTCCCGCGCTGTGGCAGGGCAAGATCGCTGAAAGCCTGGCGGTAGAAGTTAAGTAA
- a CDS encoding PilZ domain-containing protein, producing the protein MFIQRHIQRHQLPCVLKVYNRFTDQEIGYLGNASEDGLMLISSLPILVGPDFELQLRVPLAGGGHQFINLTASCLWCREDQTPGHYDSGFMLLQAPREYDDFVHSLRDFFSFRPANASA; encoded by the coding sequence ATGTTCATTCAGCGCCACATCCAACGTCACCAGCTGCCCTGTGTGCTCAAGGTGTACAACCGCTTTACCGATCAAGAGATCGGCTACCTGGGCAATGCCTCGGAAGACGGATTGATGTTGATCAGCTCTTTACCGATCTTGGTCGGGCCGGACTTCGAATTGCAGCTGCGGGTACCGTTGGCGGGCGGTGGGCATCAGTTCATCAATCTCACCGCCAGTTGCCTGTGGTGCCGCGAAGACCAGACGCCAGGGCATTACGACTCGGGCTTCATGCTGTTGCAGGCGCCGCGCGAGTACGACGACTTCGTGCATTCTCTTCGTGACTTCTTCAGTTTTCGCCCTGCCAACGCCTCGGCCTGA
- the purU gene encoding formyltetrahydrofolate deformylase: protein MRTYRLVIACPDRVGIVAKVSNFLALYNGWINEASHHSDEQSGWFFMRHEIRAESLPFGIEAFREAFAPIAEEFSMIWRVTDSAQKKRVVLMASRESHCLADLLHRWHTDELDCDIPCVISNHNDLRSMVEWHGIPFFHVPVDPKDKQPAFAEVSRLVEEHGADVVVLARYMQILPPQLCEQFAERVINIHHSFLPSFVGAKPYHQAALRGVKLIGATCHYVTEELDAGPIIEQDVVRVNHADSIEDMVRFGRDVEKMVLARGLRYHLEDRVLVHGNKTVVFD from the coding sequence ATGCGCACCTATCGACTGGTGATTGCCTGCCCCGACCGTGTCGGCATCGTGGCGAAAGTCAGTAATTTCCTGGCCTTGTACAATGGCTGGATCAACGAAGCCAGCCACCACTCCGACGAGCAGAGCGGTTGGTTCTTCATGCGTCATGAGATCCGTGCCGAGTCGCTGCCGTTCGGCATCGAGGCGTTCCGTGAAGCCTTCGCGCCAATCGCCGAAGAGTTCTCGATGATCTGGCGCGTGACTGACTCTGCGCAGAAAAAACGCGTGGTGCTGATGGCCAGCCGCGAGTCGCACTGCCTGGCGGACTTGTTGCACCGCTGGCACACCGATGAGTTGGATTGCGATATCCCCTGCGTGATTTCCAACCACAATGACCTGCGCAGCATGGTCGAGTGGCACGGTATTCCGTTCTTCCACGTTCCGGTCGATCCAAAGGATAAACAGCCGGCGTTCGCCGAAGTGTCGCGCCTGGTCGAAGAGCATGGCGCCGATGTGGTGGTGCTGGCGCGTTACATGCAAATCCTGCCGCCGCAGTTGTGCGAGCAGTTTGCTGAGCGGGTGATCAACATCCACCACAGCTTCTTGCCGTCTTTCGTCGGCGCCAAGCCATACCACCAGGCGGCACTGCGTGGGGTCAAGCTGATCGGCGCGACCTGCCACTACGTTACCGAAGAACTGGATGCCGGCCCGATCATCGAGCAGGACGTGGTTCGCGTTAACCATGCCGACAGCATCGAAGACATGGTCCGCTTTGGGCGTGACGTCGAGAAAATGGTATTGGCGCGCGGCCTGCGTTATCACCTGGAAGACCGCGTCCTGGTGCATGGCAACAAGACCGTGGTGTTCGATTAA
- the sbcB gene encoding exodeoxyribonuclease I: protein MTSSIFWHDYETTGINPRCDRPLQMAGVRTDFELNEIDAPVNLYCRPSDDILPHPAACLVTGITPAELASKGLCEAEFMTRVHEQLVRPGTCGAGYNTLRFDDEVTRYSLYRNFFDPYAREWQGGNSRWDLIDIVRTAYALRPEGIVWPQQDGRTSLRLELLSKANGIDHGHAHEALSDVRATIALARLIRDKQPKLYDWLFELRSKHKVMEHIRLLQPLVHISGRFSAERNYIGVVLPLAWHPRNRNALIVCDLHLETLPLIRESAETLRERLYTRRDDLSAGQLPVPLKLVHINRCPVLAPLKVLRPADQARLGIDLAMLQSRGEALASQQSSWQDKLEHIYSGEEFPPCEDPEQQLYDGFIGDRDRRLCEQVRVVDPAQLGHSQWMFDDPRLPELLFRYRARNFFETLNEQEQQRWLLFCQQRLSDPRWGAPNTLGDFEQACQSSWATADEAGRRVLEAWQVHVQQLKTQLQL, encoded by the coding sequence GTGACCTCCAGCATCTTCTGGCACGACTACGAAACCACCGGAATCAATCCGCGCTGCGACCGCCCGTTGCAGATGGCGGGTGTGCGCACTGATTTTGAACTCAACGAAATCGACGCGCCGGTCAACCTCTATTGCCGCCCCTCGGACGATATCCTGCCGCACCCGGCGGCGTGCCTGGTCACCGGTATCACCCCGGCGGAACTGGCCAGCAAAGGGCTGTGCGAAGCTGAGTTCATGACCCGCGTGCATGAGCAGCTGGTGCGCCCCGGCACCTGCGGCGCGGGCTACAACACCTTGCGTTTCGATGACGAGGTCACCCGCTATAGCCTCTACCGCAACTTTTTCGACCCCTATGCCCGTGAATGGCAGGGCGGCAACAGCCGCTGGGATCTGATCGACATCGTGCGCACCGCCTATGCCCTGCGCCCTGAAGGGATTGTCTGGCCGCAGCAGGACGGTCGCACCAGCTTGCGCCTGGAATTGCTCAGCAAGGCCAATGGCATCGATCACGGCCATGCGCACGAGGCGCTTTCCGACGTGCGGGCAACCATTGCGTTGGCGCGACTGATCCGTGACAAACAGCCCAAGCTGTATGACTGGCTGTTTGAGTTGCGCAGCAAGCACAAAGTCATGGAGCACATTCGCCTGTTGCAGCCGTTGGTGCATATCTCGGGGCGCTTTTCCGCCGAGCGAAATTATATTGGCGTGGTCTTGCCATTGGCCTGGCACCCGCGCAACCGCAATGCACTGATTGTGTGCGACCTGCACTTGGAAACCTTACCTTTAATACGGGAAAGCGCCGAAACATTACGTGAGCGGTTATACACTCGGCGCGATGATCTCAGCGCAGGGCAATTACCGGTGCCCCTGAAGTTGGTGCATATCAATCGCTGCCCAGTACTGGCGCCATTGAAGGTGTTGCGACCGGCCGATCAAGCGCGGCTGGGTATTGACCTGGCAATGTTGCAATCGCGTGGCGAGGCCTTGGCCAGTCAACAGAGCAGTTGGCAAGATAAGCTCGAACACATTTACAGCGGGGAAGAGTTCCCGCCGTGCGAAGATCCCGAACAACAATTGTATGACGGTTTTATCGGAGATCGCGATCGGCGCCTGTGCGAACAGGTGCGGGTGGTCGACCCAGCGCAACTGGGTCATTCGCAGTGGATGTTCGATGACCCGCGGCTACCTGAGTTGTTGTTCCGCTACCGCGCGCGAAATTTCTTTGAAACATTGAATGAACAGGAGCAGCAACGCTGGCTGCTATTTTGCCAGCAACGGTTGAGCGATCCGCGCTGGGGCGCGCCCAACACCCTGGGTGACTTCGAGCAGGCTTGCCAGAGCAGTTGGGCCACGGCCGACGAGGCGGGGCGCCGCGTGCTGGAGGCCTGGCAGGTGCATGTCCAACAATTGAAGACGCAGTTGCAGCTGTAA
- a CDS encoding iron-sulfur-binding ferredoxin reductase, with amino-acid sequence MPELSVGERRWTVPTGSNLLDALNEAGLNVPYSCRAGSCHACLVHCLEGQPADALPEALALEKHAQGWRLACQCRVVGDLRVAVFDPLQDGIPAQVCAMDWLGDVLRLRLRPERVLRYQAGQHVVLWNGSVARPYSLASLPGEDDFLEFHIDCQRPGAFCDKARGLQVGNVLRLGELRGGALHYDPDWQARPLWLLAAGTGLAPLWGILREALRQGHRGEIRVMHVARDHAGHYLAETLEAIEGVAVERVLAAQLDEALAALRPSSRQTVALVCGSPGSVERFARRLFIAGVPRNQVFADVFVEHA; translated from the coding sequence ATGCCTGAACTCAGTGTCGGCGAGCGCCGCTGGACGGTGCCCACTGGCAGCAACCTGCTCGATGCCTTGAACGAGGCGGGGTTGAATGTGCCCTACAGCTGCCGCGCCGGCAGTTGTCACGCTTGCCTGGTGCATTGTCTGGAGGGGCAACCGGCGGATGCCTTGCCCGAAGCCCTGGCACTGGAAAAACATGCACAGGGTTGGCGCCTGGCCTGCCAGTGCCGGGTAGTGGGCGACTTGCGCGTGGCGGTGTTCGACCCGCTGCAGGATGGTATTCCCGCGCAGGTCTGCGCGATGGACTGGTTAGGTGATGTGTTGCGCTTGCGCCTGCGGCCCGAGCGGGTGCTGCGTTACCAGGCCGGCCAGCATGTGGTGCTGTGGAACGGTTCGGTCGCGCGGCCTTATTCGCTGGCAAGCCTGCCGGGTGAAGATGATTTTCTCGAGTTTCATATCGACTGCCAGCGGCCAGGGGCTTTTTGCGACAAGGCCCGTGGGCTGCAAGTGGGTAATGTGTTGCGCCTGGGCGAGCTCAGAGGCGGGGCGCTGCATTACGACCCCGATTGGCAGGCGCGTCCGCTCTGGTTGCTGGCGGCGGGTACAGGGCTTGCGCCATTGTGGGGCATCCTGCGTGAGGCTCTGCGGCAGGGGCATCGGGGTGAAATCAGGGTGATGCATGTGGCGCGTGACCACGCAGGGCATTACCTGGCCGAGACGCTGGAGGCTATTGAAGGGGTGGCTGTCGAGCGGGTGCTGGCGGCGCAGCTGGATGAAGCACTGGCGGCATTGCGGCCGTCGTCACGGCAGACCGTGGCGCTGGTGTGCGGCTCGCCGGGGAGTGTGGAGCGGTTTGCGCGGCGGCTGTTTATTGCGGGGGTGCCGAGGAATCAGGTGTTTGCCGATGTGTTTGTCGAGCATGCCTGA